The following are encoded in a window of Gramella sp. MT6 genomic DNA:
- a CDS encoding CdaR family protein, which yields MPVRRRPRFKKASAKTFSFFLIFSAVVWVLVQFSKTYTQLIEIPVNYINAPLDKSISDERPDHVDLQLQDNGFSIYYFKIFNPKLDIDLSKARETDDKLVYTLQNHLSEIEQQLKIDFENSLIVQEEIVVPFQFKKDKMLKVEPRIEVSYAVGFSAVNPVELRPDSVKVSGPEKIIDSIETVQTESIRLNKVNQDLNGSVKIDTTGLGVLSFYENSVKYFQKVEKFTEGSAEIPVEVINVPEGLNLAYFPKSVIVYYQVNLKQFESVSAADFRVVCNYKDVKKGDDYMIAQIVEKPDFINSVRLNERRIQFVIKR from the coding sequence ATGCCGGTGCGTAGAAGACCAAGATTTAAAAAAGCAAGTGCAAAGACCTTCAGTTTTTTTCTGATTTTTTCTGCCGTAGTGTGGGTTTTGGTTCAGTTTTCAAAAACCTATACCCAGTTAATTGAGATCCCGGTAAACTATATTAATGCTCCTTTAGATAAAAGCATATCAGATGAGCGTCCAGACCATGTAGACCTGCAGCTACAGGATAATGGTTTCAGTATTTACTATTTTAAGATCTTCAATCCTAAGCTCGATATTGATCTTTCTAAGGCCAGGGAAACCGATGATAAGCTGGTATATACACTTCAGAATCACCTTTCGGAAATCGAGCAGCAGTTAAAAATAGATTTTGAAAATTCGTTGATCGTTCAGGAAGAGATCGTAGTGCCTTTTCAGTTCAAAAAGGATAAAATGCTCAAGGTAGAACCGAGGATAGAAGTTAGCTATGCTGTTGGTTTTTCCGCGGTAAACCCTGTGGAGCTTAGACCAGATTCGGTAAAAGTTAGTGGGCCCGAAAAAATCATTGATAGTATAGAAACCGTACAAACCGAATCTATCAGGTTGAATAAGGTAAACCAGGATCTGAACGGTTCTGTAAAGATCGATACCACTGGTCTTGGAGTTCTAAGTTTTTATGAAAATAGCGTAAAATATTTTCAGAAGGTCGAAAAATTCACCGAAGGTAGTGCAGAGATCCCGGTGGAAGTGATCAATGTGCCCGAAGGTCTTAACCTGGCATATTTCCCAAAATCGGTCATTGTTTACTACCAGGTAAATCTAAAACAGTTTGAAAGTGTTAGCGCTGCAGATTTCAGGGTGGTTTGTAATTATAAGGACGTAAAAAAAGGGGATGACTATATGATCGCCCAGATCGTTGAAAAACCAGATTTTATAAATAGCGTACGATTAAATGAACGTCGTATCCAATTTGTGATCAAAAGATGA
- the coaE gene encoding dephospho-CoA kinase (Dephospho-CoA kinase (CoaE) performs the final step in coenzyme A biosynthesis.) — MKIIGLTGGIGSGKTTVAGFFKELGIPVYIADEAGKRLMNTSAKIKEQIIELFGEASYSGDNPERKFIASKVFSDKDLLEKLNKIIHPAVEKDFKDWAKDQSSAYVIYEAAILFETGGYKKCDLSILVTAPRDLRIKRLQKRDESSREEIQQRMDNQWIDEKKSEMADFIIINEDLTSTKQQVEHIHDKILKAGKNS; from the coding sequence ATGAAGATCATAGGATTAACCGGTGGGATAGGCAGCGGAAAAACAACTGTTGCCGGTTTTTTTAAAGAATTGGGTATCCCTGTATATATCGCAGATGAGGCTGGAAAAAGACTGATGAATACCTCGGCGAAGATAAAAGAGCAGATCATCGAACTTTTTGGTGAAGCTTCTTATTCCGGGGATAATCCGGAGCGGAAATTCATTGCTTCAAAAGTATTCAGCGATAAAGATCTGCTGGAAAAATTAAATAAGATCATTCATCCGGCAGTAGAAAAGGATTTTAAAGATTGGGCGAAAGATCAGTCTTCAGCATATGTGATCTATGAAGCCGCAATCTTATTCGAAACCGGTGGTTATAAAAAATGTGACCTCAGTATACTCGTTACTGCGCCAAGGGATCTTAGAATTAAGAGACTTCAGAAAAGGGACGAAAGTTCCCGTGAAGAAATCCAACAGAGAATGGACAACCAGTGGATCGATGAAAAAAAGTCTGAAATGGCCGATTTCATAATAATTAATGAGGATCTCACCAGTACTAAACAACAGGTTGAACATATTCACGACAAAATCTTAAAAGCAGGCAAAAATTCTTAG
- a CDS encoding HAMP domain-containing sensor histidine kinase — protein MNKKLFVLLVALMSLSLIGIIFVQGYWIKSTIDDREQQFSYNAKQVLINVSEEIQKREFERYYFQFKNPDSINSKLSDRTLTEYFYSNRDESRNETYFNTETILEEDYKVSSGFLQFAQDSIQFTKMINKRVTDIVRNNQLDGDNLSARQRIEHIERMSRMEEVEKDILRSAISELVVRLPVHKRVSDETIRELLEEELASRDLKTEFEYGVYNNSIATNLHSEDFSLNHPATYAVPLFMDRAGNSGYQLLVNFTNKKEAVLSSVILMACLSIIFTLIIVIAYSSALSQLIKQRQISQIKTDFINNMTHEFKTPIATINLALDAIKNPKVIEDQSKVSRYLQMIRDENKRMHAQVENVLRISKLEKNELDLKKERHQLHDIVLDAVTHVELIVEDRGGYIQTHFGALRSSILANQDHFTNVIVNILDNAIKYSEDAPKIDIYTTNVKNYIYCEIRDQGVGMNKLVQKKIFEKFYREHTGDIHNVKGHGLGLAYARQIVEDHHGEITVQSEKGKGSTFIIKLPLIS, from the coding sequence ATGAATAAGAAGCTTTTTGTCCTTCTCGTTGCCCTAATGAGCCTGTCACTAATCGGTATAATTTTCGTACAGGGATATTGGATTAAAAGCACCATTGACGATAGGGAACAGCAGTTTTCTTATAATGCCAAGCAGGTTCTAATAAACGTTTCTGAAGAGATTCAGAAAAGGGAGTTTGAACGTTATTATTTTCAGTTCAAAAATCCGGATAGTATAAACAGCAAGCTTAGCGACAGGACCCTGACCGAATATTTTTATTCTAACAGGGATGAAAGCAGGAATGAGACCTACTTCAATACAGAAACTATCCTGGAAGAAGATTATAAAGTCTCTTCAGGTTTTTTGCAGTTTGCCCAGGACAGCATACAGTTCACCAAAATGATCAATAAAAGGGTGACCGATATTGTTCGTAATAACCAGCTGGATGGGGATAATTTAAGTGCGAGGCAGCGAATAGAACATATAGAGCGCATGTCCAGGATGGAGGAAGTCGAGAAAGATATCCTGCGTTCGGCAATTTCAGAGCTGGTAGTTAGGCTTCCGGTTCATAAAAGAGTATCAGACGAAACGATTAGAGAATTATTAGAGGAAGAATTAGCCAGCAGAGATCTTAAGACCGAATTTGAGTATGGGGTTTATAATAATTCCATTGCGACAAACCTTCATTCAGAAGATTTTAGTCTTAATCACCCTGCAACCTACGCGGTTCCGCTTTTTATGGACAGGGCAGGAAATAGCGGATATCAGTTACTGGTCAATTTTACTAATAAGAAAGAAGCGGTATTATCATCGGTGATATTAATGGCGTGTCTTTCAATAATTTTCACTTTGATCATTGTGATCGCATATTCAAGTGCACTTTCACAGTTGATCAAGCAAAGACAGATATCACAGATCAAGACCGATTTTATAAATAATATGACCCACGAGTTCAAGACACCAATTGCTACGATCAACCTGGCACTGGATGCGATCAAGAACCCTAAGGTTATTGAAGATCAGTCTAAAGTATCCCGTTATCTGCAAATGATCAGGGATGAGAATAAAAGGATGCATGCCCAGGTAGAGAATGTGCTGCGTATTTCCAAGCTTGAGAAGAATGAACTCGACCTTAAGAAGGAAAGACACCAGCTACATGACATCGTCCTGGATGCGGTAACGCATGTGGAACTTATCGTGGAAGACCGCGGCGGATATATTCAAACCCATTTTGGGGCTCTTAGATCTTCTATACTGGCAAATCAGGACCACTTTACCAATGTGATCGTGAATATCCTGGATAATGCGATCAAGTATTCTGAAGATGCGCCGAAAATTGACATTTATACAACGAACGTAAAGAATTATATATACTGTGAAATAAGAGACCAGGGAGTTGGAATGAACAAACTGGTTCAGAAAAAAATATTTGAAAAATTTTATCGCGAACATACCGGCGATATCCATAATGTGAAAGGTCATGGTTTAGGTCTAGCTTATGCAAGGCAGATCGTGGAGGATCATCATGGGGAGATCACGGTACAGAGCGAAAAAGGAAAAGGAAGTACCTTTATAATTAAACTACCACTAATATCTTAA
- a CDS encoding glycosyltransferase, with amino-acid sequence MHPEYSFIIPVYNRPEEIRELLESMRKLISKVSFEVVIIEDGSSVRADEVVRNFSEDLNVRYYYKSNSGPGDSRNYGMKKAKSDYFIILDSDVILPEYYLMEVHKFLSSEYCDCFGGPDAAHPSFSNIQKAIDYTMTSFFTTGGIRGGRNGKGFQPRSFNMGISRKAFEASQGFGYIHPGEDPDLSLRLKKQGFKICLIPEAKVFHKRRIDWDRFYLQVKKFGMVRPILNKWHPGSSRITYWFPSLFILGLIFSVLMALLGEWFYAGCYLIYFLIIGIDAAIKNKSIYIGILALRAVFVQFSGYGLGFLISTIKTGILNKQPEKEFPQLFFKKNAGA; translated from the coding sequence ATGCATCCAGAATATTCCTTCATAATTCCGGTTTATAATCGTCCCGAGGAGATCAGGGAATTGCTGGAAAGCATGAGGAAATTGATCTCGAAGGTTTCCTTTGAGGTGGTTATCATTGAAGATGGTTCCAGTGTTAGGGCAGATGAGGTAGTGAGGAATTTTTCAGAAGATCTCAATGTCAGGTATTATTATAAGTCGAATTCGGGTCCCGGTGATTCACGTAATTACGGGATGAAAAAGGCGAAATCAGATTACTTTATCATCCTGGATTCAGACGTGATCCTTCCAGAATATTACCTGATGGAAGTACATAAGTTTCTTTCCAGTGAATATTGTGATTGTTTCGGCGGACCAGATGCGGCACATCCTTCTTTCAGTAATATCCAGAAAGCAATAGATTATACCATGACCTCTTTTTTCACTACAGGCGGAATAAGAGGAGGTAGGAATGGTAAAGGCTTTCAGCCAAGAAGTTTTAATATGGGCATAAGCAGAAAAGCTTTTGAAGCAAGCCAGGGTTTTGGATATATCCATCCCGGTGAGGATCCCGATCTTAGCCTCAGGTTGAAAAAACAAGGATTCAAAATATGCCTGATCCCGGAAGCGAAAGTATTTCATAAACGCCGAATTGACTGGGATAGGTTCTATTTACAGGTTAAGAAATTCGGGATGGTAAGGCCAATTCTCAACAAATGGCATCCCGGGTCTTCCAGGATCACCTACTGGTTTCCCAGTCTTTTTATTTTAGGACTTATTTTCTCTGTTCTAATGGCGCTATTGGGAGAGTGGTTCTATGCCGGATGTTACCTTATTTATTTTTTAATAATTGGCATAGATGCTGCGATAAAAAATAAAAGTATTTATATTGGGATATTAGCTTTAAGGGCGGTTTTTGTTCAGTTTTCGGGTTACGGACTGGGATTTTTAATTTCAACCATAAAAACGGGAATCCTGAACAAGCAACCTGAAAAGGAGTTCCCTCAGTTATTCTTTAAAAAAAATGCCGGTGCGTAG
- a CDS encoding Ig-like domain-containing protein, with the protein MRIAVAALLYFSAFGFAYGQGPENTVPAYDHLTGVDLGTAGTSSLENIIISVAVDSQGFIYTLSFGNGVDKRNPDGSMNQEKLIPGNLLQDPLDIEIDSSGNIYIADYFESGSCLDNGKVKIFNSNGDFENEIAYSYFRPLGLAIDINDNIYVAEYYDGSTCESEEESRIRVFDSNGILLDQTNSVEIPFRLDVDSKSTLYVSQAGDDNPQVLYFDSNLNFQGTLSNIISPGSVVVDEFDFIHVVEYAGRVDFEKFLNYDELGFLDLLILASNIQEGIDRNEFGFKIFNSNKEFEYYYQDNQIRFPVDITINDHNCNTKLYLNNANINGTSLQFDLEIYERSPSFDLTDPVANCGGDFDLQLVNGSASISVEDVNNGSTDNCGIKDISLSKTTFTETGDFDVVMTVTDNAGNEDTCTVQVTVTGEETNNQPPNAVDDSYTVIENQTLNEAAPGVLINDTDSENDPLTAVLQTDVSNGTLELRPDGSFIYTPDPNYTGSDSFTYAANDGELNSNVVSVSITVTPEPNQAPSAVADSYTVIENQTLNEAAPGVLINDTDPENDLLTAVLQTDVSNGTLELRPNGSFIYTPDPNYTGTDSFTYAANDGELNSNVVSVSITVTPEPNQAPSAVADSYTVIENQTLSEVAPGVLINDTDPENDPLTAVLQTDVSNGTLELRPNGSFIYTPDPNYTGSDSFTYAANDGELNSNVVSVSITVTPQAEPNFDCPQEGDFEPITLAENCDFEVPDYRGSVTNFQNIENPVVRQTYIRNPDAVRVTLEVYDGNELVGDCTFDVPVLDETAPEILNCDSLNDIVTIEEGGVHQLGNYTEEVEVRDCSAYEVTQEPQSGTSINITTQVTITVTDDTRHTDTCTFTVEVREESEVLDLTCPGSYAVLADENCVYKVPDFSGIATANIDGAVIDQDIEAGSVFQPNSDSYVTVTATFEDQSDSCRIYLSPVDEEDPVARCVGDTEIRLAEGETIQLNAEDFDAGSSDNCQIATYNLDRNSLSSADEGENVITLTVNDAAGNLDFCEFTVNVIVEEPGEIDFSCLIVEYKLAPDENCEYFLPDFSEILEYSPAEADFEQSITSGTQLFEDIEVEVTVSYQGESKTCNLYVSLEDQPQAICRSDFQIQLDEGETVTIQPEDLDNGSFANCSEINLSLDKTEFTSADLGANIVTLTVTDEAGNTDTCQTTVNVVLNGSGVNQPPVAIDDEYTTSINTTLEVSASNGVLVNDTDPENDELTVILQDNVSNGTLDLNADGSFTYTPDQDFFGQDYFTYIANDGELNSNIIFVSINVEDGNGEFSCVERLTLSLNSEGSAELNIEDLYSGNVEGIEFGATERFFSCEDIGENTVTLVYTGKQEGSCEIVVEVIDMSAPVLALNDLEVSLNEAGVATLTFNDLDAGSRDNCNGEIIYTLSHSAFTCKNLGENEILVTAEDSSGNSSTRTAMVTVLDNEGFCNDFGEGSEYIFIYPNPNTGSFKIATPADVLIERIEVFDHRGRFIAARDYESTATEYPMEVGPLQESVYVVKIVTNERTLTKRFIFKY; encoded by the coding sequence ATGAGGATAGCAGTTGCGGCACTATTATATTTTTCCGCTTTTGGATTTGCTTATGGGCAGGGCCCGGAGAATACTGTTCCTGCTTATGATCATTTAACAGGGGTTGATCTGGGTACTGCTGGTACCTCTTCACTAGAAAATATAATAATTTCTGTCGCTGTAGACTCTCAAGGCTTTATTTACACTCTTTCTTTCGGAAATGGAGTTGATAAAAGAAATCCGGATGGTAGCATGAATCAGGAGAAATTGATTCCAGGCAATCTATTACAAGATCCGTTGGATATTGAAATAGATAGTTCAGGTAATATTTACATTGCAGATTATTTTGAGAGTGGAAGTTGTTTAGATAATGGAAAAGTTAAAATCTTTAATTCTAATGGAGATTTTGAAAATGAGATTGCTTATTCATATTTCAGACCTTTAGGGTTAGCAATAGATATTAATGATAATATTTATGTTGCAGAATATTATGATGGTTCAACCTGTGAAAGCGAAGAAGAAAGCAGAATAAGAGTTTTTGATAGTAATGGAATTCTTTTAGATCAAACGAATTCTGTGGAAATTCCCTTTAGATTGGATGTAGACTCAAAATCTACTTTATATGTTAGTCAGGCTGGAGATGATAATCCACAAGTCCTTTATTTCGATTCGAATTTAAATTTTCAAGGCACATTATCAAATATAATTTCACCTGGTAGTGTGGTTGTTGATGAATTTGATTTTATTCATGTCGTAGAATATGCCGGAAGAGTAGATTTTGAAAAATTTTTAAACTACGACGAACTAGGTTTCCTTGACTTATTAATCTTAGCATCTAATATCCAGGAAGGAATTGATAGAAATGAATTCGGATTTAAAATTTTTAATTCTAATAAGGAATTTGAATATTATTATCAGGACAATCAGATTAGATTTCCGGTAGATATCACAATTAATGATCATAATTGTAATACCAAGTTATATTTAAATAATGCGAATATTAATGGAACTTCATTACAATTTGATTTAGAGATCTATGAACGTAGTCCTTCTTTTGATTTAACCGATCCAGTTGCTAATTGTGGAGGAGATTTTGATTTACAACTCGTAAATGGCTCAGCCTCAATTAGTGTAGAAGATGTTAATAATGGATCAACCGATAACTGCGGGATTAAGGATATTAGTCTTTCTAAAACAACATTTACTGAAACCGGGGATTTTGATGTAGTAATGACTGTTACTGATAACGCGGGAAATGAGGATACTTGTACAGTTCAAGTAACTGTTACTGGAGAAGAGACAAATAACCAGCCTCCAAATGCCGTAGACGATTCATATACGGTTATAGAAAATCAAACCTTAAATGAAGCTGCTCCCGGTGTATTGATTAATGACACTGATTCTGAGAATGATCCTTTAACGGCTGTTTTGCAGACTGATGTTTCTAATGGAACGCTAGAGTTGAGACCTGATGGATCTTTTATTTATACACCTGATCCAAATTATACAGGATCTGATTCTTTTACTTATGCAGCGAATGATGGAGAATTGAATTCGAACGTGGTATCAGTAAGTATTACGGTAACTCCAGAACCTAATCAAGCTCCGAGCGCAGTTGCCGATTCATATACGGTTATAGAAAATCAAACCTTAAATGAAGCTGCTCCAGGGGTACTGATTAATGATACTGATCCTGAGAATGATCTTTTAACGGCTGTTTTGCAGACTGATGTTTCTAATGGAACGCTAGAGTTGAGGCCTAATGGATCTTTTATTTATACACCTGATCCAAATTATACAGGAACTGATTCTTTTACTTATGCAGCGAATGATGGAGAATTGAATTCGAACGTGGTGTCAGTAAGTATTACTGTCACTCCAGAACCTAATCAAGCTCCGAGCGCAGTTGCCGATTCATATACGGTTATAGAAAATCAAACTTTAAGTGAAGTTGCTCCAGGGGTACTGATTAATGATACCGATCCTGAGAATGATCCTTTAACGGCTGTTTTGCAGACTGATGTTTCTAATGGAACGCTAGAGTTGAGGCCTAATGGATCTTTTATTTATACACCTGATCCAAATTATACAGGATCTGATTCTTTTACTTATGCAGCGAATGATGGAGAATTGAATTCGAACGTGGTATCAGTTAGTATTACTGTCACTCCTCAGGCCGAGCCAAATTTCGATTGTCCCCAGGAAGGAGATTTCGAACCAATAACCCTCGCTGAAAATTGTGATTTTGAGGTTCCAGATTACAGGGGAAGTGTCACCAATTTTCAAAATATCGAGAATCCTGTTGTTCGGCAAACTTATATAAGAAACCCTGATGCGGTAAGAGTTACCTTAGAAGTTTATGACGGCAATGAACTGGTAGGGGATTGTACCTTCGACGTTCCTGTTCTGGATGAAACTGCTCCAGAGATCCTTAATTGTGATAGCCTCAACGATATAGTGACTATAGAGGAAGGAGGGGTACATCAATTAGGTAATTATACTGAAGAAGTCGAAGTTCGTGATTGTAGTGCTTATGAGGTTACCCAGGAACCACAATCTGGAACCAGTATTAACATAACGACACAGGTCACTATTACAGTTACTGATGATACCAGGCATACCGATACCTGCACTTTTACTGTTGAGGTAAGGGAAGAATCCGAGGTTCTGGATTTAACCTGTCCGGGTAGTTACGCTGTATTGGCAGATGAGAACTGCGTTTATAAAGTTCCGGATTTTTCCGGGATCGCAACCGCAAATATCGATGGCGCGGTCATAGATCAGGATATCGAAGCTGGCTCCGTATTTCAGCCTAATAGCGATTCCTATGTGACCGTAACCGCGACTTTTGAAGATCAATCAGATTCCTGTAGAATTTATCTTTCACCAGTAGACGAGGAAGATCCGGTAGCAAGGTGTGTGGGTGATACTGAAATTCGCCTCGCAGAAGGGGAAACCATTCAACTAAATGCGGAAGATTTTGATGCTGGGAGTTCAGATAATTGCCAGATAGCTACCTATAATCTGGACCGCAACTCTCTTTCCAGCGCCGATGAAGGGGAAAATGTGATCACTCTCACGGTTAACGATGCGGCCGGAAATCTGGACTTTTGTGAATTTACCGTGAATGTAATTGTAGAAGAACCAGGAGAAATTGACTTTTCCTGTCTTATCGTAGAGTATAAACTTGCGCCAGATGAAAACTGCGAATATTTTCTGCCAGATTTCAGCGAGATCCTGGAGTATAGCCCTGCAGAGGCAGATTTTGAGCAGTCTATAACTTCCGGAACCCAGCTATTCGAAGATATAGAGGTTGAGGTAACAGTATCTTATCAGGGAGAAAGCAAAACCTGTAATCTTTATGTTTCCCTTGAGGATCAGCCTCAGGCAATTTGCAGATCAGATTTTCAGATCCAACTTGACGAAGGTGAAACAGTAACGATTCAACCCGAAGACCTGGATAACGGGTCCTTTGCAAATTGTAGTGAGATCAATTTAAGTCTGGATAAAACCGAATTCACTTCTGCGGATCTTGGTGCCAATATTGTCACCCTTACCGTTACCGACGAAGCTGGTAATACAGATACCTGTCAGACCACAGTAAATGTGGTGCTGAATGGTTCGGGAGTTAACCAGCCTCCAGTCGCCATAGATGATGAATACACGACCAGTATAAATACCACATTAGAGGTTTCTGCCTCGAACGGAGTTCTGGTGAACGATACAGATCCCGAGAATGATGAACTTACGGTTATTTTGCAGGACAATGTTTCCAATGGAACTTTGGATCTCAATGCAGACGGATCATTTACTTATACGCCAGATCAGGACTTTTTCGGGCAGGATTATTTTACCTATATAGCCAATGACGGTGAATTAAATTCTAATATCATCTTTGTTTCTATAAATGTCGAAGACGGGAACGGCGAATTCAGTTGCGTAGAAAGACTAACGCTTAGTCTTAACTCTGAAGGTTCTGCTGAATTGAATATTGAAGATCTCTACAGCGGGAATGTTGAAGGCATCGAGTTTGGGGCGACCGAAAGATTTTTTAGTTGTGAGGATATTGGCGAAAATACCGTCACTCTGGTTTATACAGGAAAACAGGAAGGATCATGCGAAATAGTGGTGGAGGTAATAGATATGTCTGCACCGGTATTGGCTTTAAATGACCTGGAGGTTTCTCTTAACGAGGCGGGTGTGGCTACTTTAACTTTTAATGACCTGGATGCAGGTTCACGAGATAATTGTAATGGAGAGATTATATATACGCTTAGCCATTCGGCTTTCACCTGCAAGAATTTAGGTGAGAATGAGATCCTGGTGACGGCTGAAGACAGCAGTGGAAATAGTTCTACCAGAACAGCGATGGTGACCGTTTTAGATAATGAAGGTTTCTGTAATGATTTTGGAGAAGGTTCTGAATATATTTTTATCTATCCTAATCCAAATACCGGAAGTTTTAAAATAGCCACTCCGGCAGATGTTCTTATTGAAAGAATTGAAGTTTTTGATCATCGCGGAAGGTTTATCGCGGCAAGAGATTACGAAAGTACAGCAACCGAATATCCTATGGAAGTAGGACCTTTACAGGAATCGGTTTATGTAGTTAAGATCGTTACCAACGAGAGAACGCTTACAAAAAGATTTATTTTTAAGTATTGA
- a CDS encoding response regulator transcription factor yields METENKKILLVEDDPNFGTVLKDYLAMNDYEVTHAKNGMEGFEKFKKDDFDLCILDVMMPYKDGFTLAKEIRDKNEEVPIIFLTAKAMKEDVLKGYKVGADDYLNKPFDSEVLLMKIKAIMQRKATDSVADSKQFEFEIGDFHLNSKLRFLTFRDEEPQKLSPKENELLRLLALHENDLMPRELALTKIWRDDNYFTSRSMDVYIAKLRKYLKKDENVEILNIHGEGFRLVVKNKEESGA; encoded by the coding sequence ATGGAAACTGAAAACAAGAAAATTTTATTAGTTGAGGATGATCCGAATTTCGGAACTGTCCTGAAAGATTACCTCGCAATGAATGATTACGAGGTAACTCATGCAAAAAACGGAATGGAAGGATTCGAAAAGTTCAAGAAGGACGATTTCGATCTTTGTATCCTTGACGTAATGATGCCTTACAAGGATGGATTTACGTTGGCAAAAGAGATTCGTGATAAGAACGAGGAAGTGCCAATTATCTTCTTAACTGCGAAAGCAATGAAAGAAGATGTACTTAAGGGTTATAAGGTTGGAGCAGATGATTACCTGAACAAACCTTTCGATTCTGAAGTTCTTTTAATGAAGATCAAAGCTATCATGCAGCGTAAAGCTACAGATAGCGTAGCAGACTCTAAGCAGTTTGAATTCGAGATCGGTGATTTCCACCTGAACTCAAAATTGAGATTCCTTACTTTCAGAGATGAGGAGCCACAAAAACTTTCTCCAAAAGAGAATGAATTATTGAGATTACTTGCTTTGCATGAGAATGACCTGATGCCTAGAGAACTGGCATTAACTAAGATCTGGAGAGATGATAATTACTTTACCTCCAGAAGTATGGACGTTTATATTGCCAAGCTTAGAAAATACCTGAAAAAAGACGAGAACGTGGAAATACTGAATATCCATGGTGAAGGTTTCAGACTTGTTGTAAAGAACAAGGAAGAATCTGGAGCATAG
- a CDS encoding SDR family oxidoreductase, whose product MSYNLLKGKRGIIFGALDENSIAWKTAEKVHEEGGTFVLTNAPIAMRMGSIKDLAEKTGSEIIPADATKVEDLENLVEKAVEILGGKIDFVLHSIGMSVNVRKGNHYTDMNYDYTTKGWDVSAVSFHKTMQVLYKKDAMNEWGSIVALSYMAAQRVFPDYNDMADNKAYLESIARSFGYFFGKDKKVRVNTISQSPTPTTAGQGVKGFDGFIAFAEKMSPLGNATAEECANYTLTLFSDLTRKVTLQNLFHDGGFSNTGVSQEVMEAFTKDEE is encoded by the coding sequence ATGTCATATAACCTGCTAAAAGGTAAAAGAGGGATAATTTTCGGAGCTCTGGATGAGAATTCTATCGCCTGGAAAACTGCTGAAAAAGTCCATGAAGAAGGTGGAACATTTGTGCTAACTAATGCGCCAATCGCCATGAGAATGGGAAGTATCAAGGATCTAGCTGAGAAAACCGGATCTGAGATCATTCCTGCTGATGCTACAAAAGTTGAGGATCTTGAGAACCTGGTTGAAAAAGCCGTTGAGATCCTTGGAGGTAAAATAGATTTTGTACTTCATTCTATCGGGATGTCTGTAAACGTGAGAAAAGGAAATCACTATACAGATATGAACTACGATTATACTACCAAAGGATGGGACGTTTCTGCCGTGTCTTTTCATAAGACCATGCAGGTTCTTTATAAGAAAGACGCGATGAACGAATGGGGAAGTATTGTAGCTCTTAGCTACATGGCTGCCCAGAGAGTTTTCCCGGATTATAATGATATGGCAGATAACAAAGCTTATTTGGAGTCTATCGCCCGTAGTTTTGGTTATTTCTTCGGAAAGGATAAAAAAGTAAGGGTGAACACCATTTCTCAATCTCCAACTCCAACTACTGCCGGTCAGGGAGTAAAAGGATTTGACGGATTTATCGCTTTTGCTGAGAAAATGTCTCCGCTTGGAAATGCTACAGCTGAAGAATGTGCAAATTATACTTTGACCTTATTCTCAGACCTTACCAGGAAAGTGACCCTTCAAAATCTTTTCCATGATGGTGGTTTCTCCAATACAGGAGTTAGCCAGGAAGTGATGGAAGCTTTTACTAAAGACGAAGAGTAA